The Aspergillus nidulans FGSC A4 chromosome VIII genome contains the following window.
gggtgagcaTCGGGAACGCAACGAAGCCAGAGTTGCGGAAGAGGGCTGGAAGATTAATGCTCTGTGCATACTGATGGGCAGCAAGATAACCCAGTGTTAGATGCAAGACGGTCAAGGGGAATGAAAGCAAAATTGTATCGATGAGAGGTGGAAGACGATCATCTTCCGAAGCCTCATCCGTCGTGCTATCTTCAGAGGaatgttcttcttgtccagtTCCGCTGCTCGAGTGATTGACCTCATCGAAAGGAGAAATCTCGCCCGTCCTGGGGTCGATTGTCACATACTTGGTTTCGACATTTTCCTTCGAACCTGATGAGTTCAATCTCCCTTCAAGCTCGCCTTGCCTTTCTGCGATCAGATCCACCAaagtctttccttttttctgACCGCTTAAAGCATCGGTTTCCGGGGGTCGAGCGAGCGGGATTGAAGATGGATCGAAAGAGTCTGTTCGCGAGGCGGCAGCTGCAGCTCGTCGCTGTTTTCTGTTCCGAGTGGTGTCCATTGCAATACAGCTAGACAGGATGTGGTGTGGAAAGCGTGTCGTGTGTTGAGCGATGATGTGAAGGCTCGAGTTGGTAAGGAGAATCGGACAGAAGTCCCGATCGGAGATAAGCGGAGGTAACGAACTATCTTACCGAGCCTAATAGTTCAGGCCTCCGAGTGTTTTGGCGCAGTACTCTGCAGGTACAAATAGATCATCATTGTCCAATGCCCGTTACAGAGACTAGCAACAATAGCCCAGGGGATAACCACGCTGGGAAACAGGAAGAATGCATTGAGCCACTGTTGGACCCAAACCGCTCTGCAAGCTGTCATCGTGATGATGCATTGCGGAGTTACCCCGAGTAACCCCGCCCAGGAAGGTGTATAAATAAGAGTCCAATCTCTTGCTTTTCGCTTcatttcttctccttccacgAATACCGCTATCTTGTCAGTATGTCGCACTTAGAAGCCTCAAATCTTTACAAAATCAATGGCCTCGTCGCTGTAATAACCGGCGGAGGGAGCGGTACAACCCCtcctcccccctcccctcatCTTCAAGACCAAATGGCTTATAAACTCCAGGCCTCGGGCGCACAATGGCCCTGACGCTAGCTACGAACGGCGCATCCAAGGTTTTTATCATAGGACGCCGTGAAGACTCCCTCCGCGAAACCGTCTCCCTCGCCCCCGACTCCGCCAAACAAAACATCATCCCCGTCCCGGCGGATGTGACATCCCAGGAATCTCTACAGTCTGCATATGAGACAATCGCCGCCCAAACAGGATATGTCGACCTCCTAATCGCCAACTCTGGGATAGTAGGCCCACCTGCTATCATCAAACGTAAGGACGATGggtctcttctccccatCTCCGAGCTCAAGGACTATCTCTGGAACATCCCAATGGCGGAGTTTACCAAGGTCTTTGAGGTGAACACCACAGGCGCGTACTACACCGCCATCGCCTTCCTACCTCTCCTAGATGCGGCGAATAAACGCCGTCCTGCGCCAGAGAAGAATAAGCTGTCCCCGCCGCTGGCTCAGATTATCATGACCTCGAGTATTGCTGGGTATTCACGGCAGGTTCCATTGGATTTCGCGTATAATCTGTCCAAGGGCGCTGTGAATCATCTGGTTAAGGCGCTCTCGACGAGTCTAACCGAGTACGGGATTAGGGTTAATGGGATTGCGCCTGGACTGTTTTACTCGGAGATATCGGTGGGAGCCAACTTTGAGCCTGGGGATAAGGGTGTCTCAGATGGGTCATTCCAGCCGGATAAGATCCCCATGACTAGGGCTGGgggtgaggaggatattgcgGGGTTGGTACTTTGGATGGCAGGTGCTTCGGGAGGTTATTTGAATGGCAATATCACGGTTATTGATGGGGGAAGGCTGAGTGTTTTGCGATCTTCATATTGATTATGTACTCAGAAAGCGAGGATGTAAAGATGCGACGCTACATGTGTCGTTTATTCTCTGATAGTCAAAATGGTCTGGACACGAGAAAATGAAAAGGAATGCACAGAGCCGAGGCGAGTAAAGGGTTTCAACTGTTAGTACGTCGCAGAGAGACGCTGCACTAGGTAATCTCCTGATGTGATTCCGGGGTATTTTGCCTTGCTAAGGCCCTCCCCTTCGCCATATGTCCCGGGGATAGCCTCGATGAATTTGTCCATGTTAGGGTTGCAGAAGTACGCAACGCTGTATCGCTCTGGGTACATATCAGTGTCATCATCCTCCGCGCCAGGCACTTTCGGCGGCTCAATAACCCTATGCTTCGTGCTCTTGATCGTGTCGTTCGACCACCTTGCTAGCAAATCACCTGCATTGATAACTACCGTATCAGGGAATGGCGTCACATCAACCCATGTCCCCTCAGGACTCCTCGCCTGCAGGCCACCTCGTCGATCTTGAAAAAGAAGTGTAATGGACCCGTAATCACTATGTTCCGCAGCTCTGACCTGTCCAGGATTCTTCTTGAAGACATCCTTATGCACAGCCGGGTAATGCAGCAGACGCAAGTTATTATCGCCCTTGTCCACGTACTCATCGAAAAAATGCACGGGTAAATTCATCCCCAACGCAATAGCCTGCATGACTTTAATATGCAGCTCCTTGCACATCTCAAAGAACTCAAGCATGACGTTTTTGAAGTCTTTGCCCTCTTCGTCAAGCTGATCCGGCCAACGGTTTGGGAGACCTTCCACGCCCTCGCGGCCAATTTCCATGCTCTCTTTGATATCTGGGACCGTGCGGTCTGCCTGGTCATCAACCGTACTTAGCTTCTCCCGGCCCGTGCGGACGTAACCACGGTTTGCCTGCGGGGTTGTCCAGCCTAATGTGTCTTTTTGGTCTTGGGGTCTgccgaagaaggatgcaGAGGACTTGAATACTCGGGATGTTACCGATGGCG
Protein-coding sequences here:
- a CDS encoding uncharacterized protein (transcript_id=CADANIAT00002701); amino-acid sequence: MDTTRNRKQRRAAAAASRTDSFDPSSIPLARPPETDALSGQKKGKTLVDLIAERQGELEGRLNSSGSKENVETKYVTIDPRTGEISPFDEVNHSSSGTGQEEHSSEDSTTDEASEDDRLPPLIDTILLSFPLTVLHLTLGYLAAHQYAQSINLPALFRNSGFVAFPMLTLLIHLAHGHIVNFRRNQADSEVISLFPWHPDKLSFAFLRKLLFPPSLKTLVFLPGAVILGNKLMAMTNEDSYYAVMKHAPAIGTLWVWCILEIPVGAAALGALGPLVWGVWWKGYGII
- a CDS encoding SDR family NAD(P)-dependent oxidoreductase (transcript_id=CADANIAT00002702) translates to MSHLEASNLYKINGLVAVITGGGSGLGRTMALTLATNGASKVFIIGRREDSLRETVSLAPDSAKQNIIPVPADVTSQESLQSAYETIAAQTGYVDLLIANSGIVGPPAIIKRKDDGSLLPISELKDYLWNIPMAEFTKVFEVNTTGAYYTAIAFLPLLDAANKRRPAPEKNKLSPPLAQIIMTSSIAGYSRQVPLDFAYNLSKGAVNHLVKALSTSLTEYGIRVNGIAPGLFYSEISVGANFEPGDKGVSDGSFQPDKIPMTRAGGEEDIAGLVLWMAGASGGYLNGNITVIDGGRLSVLRSSY
- a CDS encoding isopenicillin N synthase family dioxygenase (transcript_id=CADANIAT00002703), with the protein product MEGNMPVQACYPITETVSKDGLVIPIINFAPFRNGTPADKHAVAMSVVHAFKTSGFLYLKNHGIPPSVTSRVFKSSASFFGRPQDQKDTLGWTTPQANRGYVRTGREKLSTVDDQADRTVPDIKESMEIGREGVEGLPNRWPDQLDEEGKDFKNVMLEFFEMCKELHIKVMQAIALGMNLPVHFFDEYVDKGDNNLRLLHYPAVHKDVFKKNPGQVRAAEHSDYGSITLLFQDRRGGLQARSPEGTWVDVTPFPDTVVINAGDLLARWSNDTIKSTKHRVIEPPKVPGAEDDDTDMYPERYSVAYFCNPNMDKFIEAIPGTYGEGEGLSKAKYPGITSGDYLVQRLSATY